The Pyrenophora tritici-repentis strain M4 chromosome 2, whole genome shotgun sequence genome window below encodes:
- a CDS encoding DAP2, Dipeptidyl aminopeptidase-acylaminoacyl-peptidase has protein sequence MARYLSVAAALAATGACAFTPELLLSTVRRSAADPSPDGSVALFPYTQYSFEEHANSAGMNLIDLTTGEITNSGLNASEINEVAWIPGSKTGIIYINGTNEETPGGVTLWIGDIKSPNMSTMVASLDAPYNGLKVSKTPTGDMHFLVNCMAYPNGTAVNPETEVTPHSTARYYSDIYVRHWDTWLTKNRYNVFAGTLSANSSYALSGAGMRNLQHGINFTATQPETPIQPFGDMSDYDLSPDGSMYAFVSKAPELNKANYTASYAYLGAFASSEPPVAFNGPDSEAYKAGHKGASSLPSFSSNSCKFAYVQQDEDYYESDRFQLYTVDVAVEGTGVAVSNWKALSTGFDRWVQGPLTWAADDSSIYVTADDYARVKIFNFPVDADESFVPEPMTSNTSVSTFALLPDGSLFVAATAIWTPSEWYILKDGVKNTLFDASQVDPNLAGLGSHTVSEIFFNGSNPELKQQLQAYVVKPSYYQENVTYPLAFYIHGGPQGNWGNSWSNRWNPQVWADQGYIIVAPNPTGSTSFGQFLTDSIQGQWGSWPYQDLVNAWNYVNTSMPWIDTKNGIAAGASYGGYMTNWIQANDLGNEFKCLVTHDGISNTEGAWASEELWFIRHDYDGNIWDSPAYREWNPQNHIANFSTPQFVIHNTKDYRLPESDGLSLFNILQARGIPSRFLNFPDENHWVLKQENSLVWHTEIFNWINHWSKGEPLSDTPIGN, from the exons ATGGCTCGTTACCTCAGTGTTGCCGCGGCTTTGGCTGCCACAGGCGCCTGTGCCTTCACACCCGA GCTGCTCCTGAGCACCGTCCGCCGCAGTGCTGCTGATCCCAGCCCTGATGGCTCGGTTGCCTTGTTCCCGTACACCCAGTACTCCTTCGAGGAGCACGCGAACTCGGCTGGCATGAACCTCATCGATCTCACCACTGGCGAGATCACTAATTCAGGTCTCAATGCCAGCGAGATCAACGAGGTCGCCTGGATTCCCGGTAGCAAGACGGGCATCATCTACATTAATGGCACCAACGAGGAGACTCCCGGCGGTGTTACCCTGTGGATTGGCGACATCAAGAGCCCCAACATGAGCACCATGGTTGCTTCTCTTGATGCGCCCTACAATGGACTCAAGGTTTCCAAGACTCCTACCGGAGACATGCACTTCTTGGTCAACTGCATGGCCTACCCCAACGGCACTGCAGTCAACCCGGAGACTGAAGTCACCCCTCACTCAACCGCACGCTACTACTCAGATATCTACGTGCGTCACTGGGACACTTGGCTGACGAAGAACCGCTACAACGTCTTCGCTGGAACTCTCTCGGCGAACAGCAGCTATGCGCTTTCTGGCGCTGGTATGCGTAACCTACAGCACGGAATCAACTTCACCGCTACTCAGCCTGAGACCCCCATTCAGCCATTCGGCGACATGAGCGACTACGACCTCAGCCCTGACGGCTCCATGTACGCTTTCGTCAGCAAGGCTCCCGAGCTGAACAAGGCCAACTACACAGCCTCATACGCCTACCTCGGTGCTTTTGCTTCTTCCGAGCCACCGGTCGCTTTCAACGGCCCCGACTCCGAGGCGTACAAGGCTGGCCACAAGGGCGCATCCAGCTTGCCCTCTTTCTCCAGCAACAGCTGTAAGTTCGCGTACGTCCAGCAAGATGAAGACTACTACGAGTCAGACCGATTCCAGCTCTACACTGTTGACGTGGCTGTCGAGGGTACTGGTGTTGCTGTCAGCAACTGGAAGGCACTCAGCACTGGTTTCGACCGCTGGGTTCAAGGACCCCTTACTTGGGCCGCTGACGACTCTTCCATTTACGTCACCGCCGATGACTACGCCCGCGTCAAGATCTTCAACTTCCCCGTGGATGCCGATGAGAGCTTCGTCCCCGAGCCTATGACTTCCAACACGTCCGTTTCGACCTTCGCGCTCCTCCCTGACGGCTCCCTGTTTGTTGCCGCTACCGCCATCTGGACCCCCAGTGAGTGGTACATCCTCAAGGATGGCGTCAAGAACACCCTCTTCGACGCGTCTCAGGTCGACCCCAATCTCGCTGGTCTCGGCTCGCACACTGTCTCTGAGATCTTCTTTAACGGCTCCAACCCCGAGCTCAAGCAGCAGCTTCAGGCCTACGTTGTCAAGCCCAGCTACTACCAGGAAAACGTGACCTACCCGCTCGCTTTCTACATCCACGGCGGTCCCCAGGGTAACTGGGGTAACAGCTGGTCCAACCGCTGGAACCCTCAGGTCTGGGCTGACCAGGGTTACATTATCGTAGCTCCCAACCCAACCGGCTCCACTAGCTTCGGACAGTTCCTCACCGACTCTATCCAGGGCCAATGGGGCAGCTGGCCATACCAAGACCTGGTCAACGCCTGGAACTACGTCAACACCAGCATGCCCTGGATCGACACCAAGAACGGTATTGCCGCCGGTGCTTCCTACGGTGGTTACATGACCAACTGGATTCAAGCTAACGACCTCGGCAACGAGTTCAAGTGCCTCGTCACCCACGACGGTATCTCCAACACCGAAGGCGCCTGGGCTTCCGAGGAACTCTGGTTCATCCGCCACGACTACGACGGCAACATTTGGGACTCACCCGCCTACCGCGAGTGGAACCCCCAGAACCACATTGCCAACTTCTCTACCCCCCAGTTCGTCATCCACAACACCAAGGACTACCGTCTCCCCGAGAGCGACGGTCTCAGTCTGTTCAACATCCTCCAGGCACGTGGCATCCCCAGCAGGTTCCTCAACTTCCCCGACGAGAACCACTGGGTGCTCAAGCAGGAGAACAGCTTGGTTTGGCACACGGAGATTTTCAACTGGATCAACCACTGGTCCAAGGGTGAGCCGTTGAGCGATACCCCTATTGGTAACTAA
- a CDS encoding Fungal-trans domain containing protein: MTPVRDARLRGKESLWDCTYLKTHGKSGPKGPRRTTEAAIRRLQERSKCSRANSRSNSETSYDTGSPVPADLPYLDPIPLLSDHDAESRAWPDIKSPPVSVSHHQEPQRISTACLSQYLEHYQKRGYGIWPVVDTDALTGRLLTHPNDFEAYALANAICAAIVSQFSIGIEPGSPVEGHYRIPSAVFEFEAKKARNESDHLENVTIYSLLGSFFLHVYSANVGRMNASTVLLGEAIFKAHILGLHKTTHYQTLAAEQTQYALRVYWLLFITERAHSLQHDVPTTLKRTPDLPRLEDLQDGSVTPAFVQLCRLFNILDVTITAEPASARQALALAQQQLSCDEDPRSLENEIQRADITMTQQWMRIFLWQHALNVTNLSSRASQDEEFSFRFPAKVAQNVLSNLSSLSRQSVEAHGPGMESKIFDVANSLADVMMIMPSLNHESRFDVGPRDLIHSLAQVLGNFRGGNPSVINILQGKLTTLGFAAGSPQKLIDLSSPEEEYEEWHGRTMSAPSTYPSGPRETPISPSLQSSMSMDGSLMHQPHGFQ, encoded by the exons ATGACCCCTGTTCGAGATGCGAGGCTGCGAGGTAAAGAATCTCT CTGGGACTGCACTTATCTCAAGACTCACGGAAAGAGCGGGCCCAAAGGCCCACGTCGAACCACCGAAGCTGCCATTAGGAGGCTGCAAGAACGCAGCAAGTGCAGCCGTGCGAACTCTAGAAGCAATAGCGAAACTAGCTACGATACCGGAAGTCCGGTCCCTGCAGACTTGCCCTACCTGGATCCCATTCCTCTTCTAAGCGACCATGATGCCGAATCCCGGGCCTGGCCGGATATCAAGAGCCCACCAGTCTCCGTTTCTCACCACCAGGAACCCCAGAGAATTTCCACAGCATGCTTGTCGCAATACCTGGAGCATTACCAGAAGCGTGGATATGGCATATGGCCAGTCGTCGACACCGATGCGCTCACCGGACGACTCCTGACGCATCCCAATGATTTCGAGGCCTACGCATTGGCAAATGCCATTTGTGCGGCTATTGTGAGCCAGTTTTCCATCGGTATCGAGCCCGGCAGCCCAGTTGAAGGCCACTATCGCATTCCGAGTGCCGTTTTCGAATTTGAAGCCAAGAAAGCGAGGAACGAATCTGACCATTTGGAGAACGTCACCATCTACTCTTTACTTGGAAGCTTTTTTCTGCATGTTTACTCCGCAAATGTCGGACGTATGAATGCCTCCACCGTCTTGTTGGGAGAAGCAATCTTCAAAGCACACATCTTGGGTTTGCACAAGACCACGCACTACCAAACCTTGGCCGCTGAGCAGACACAATATGCTTTACGCGTTTACTGGCTTCTGTTCATCACTGAGAGAGCACATTCCTTGCAGCATGATGTGCCGACAACACTGAAACGAACTCCGGATCTTCCGCGACTCGAGGATTTACAAGATGGATCCGTTACACCTGCATTCGTCCAGCTCTGCCGTCTTTTCAACATCTTGGATGTCACCATCACCGCCGAACCTGCAAGTGCGCGCCAGGCGCTCGCACTAGCCCAGCAGCAACTTAGCTGCGATGAAGACCCCCGGAGCCTGGAGAATGAAATACAGCGCGCGGACATTACTATGACGCAGCAATGGATGCGTATTTTCCTTTGGCAACATGCGCTCAACGTGACGAATTTGAGTAGCCGGGCCAGTCAGGATGAGGAGTTTTCGTTTCGCTTTCCGGCCAAGGTGGCGCAGAACGTGCTCTCGAATCTGAGCAGTCTCTCACGGCAGAGTGTTGAAGCGCATGGACCTGGCATG GAATCGAAGATATTTGACGTGGCCAACTCGCTCGCCGACGTCATGATGATAATGCCGTCCCTGAACCACGAATCGCGCTTCGACGTCGGCCCTAGAGACCTCATCCATTCGCTCGCGCAAGTGCTTGGTAATTTCCGCGGAGGAAACCCCTCTGTCATCAACATATTGCAAGGAAAATTGACTACGCTTGGGTTTGCCGCCGGATCACCACAGAAATTGATTGATCTTTCATCGCCAGAGGAGGAGTATGAGGAATGGCACGGTCGAACCATGTCTGCGCCATCAACGTACCCGTCTGGCCCACGAGAGACGCCCATATCGCCATCTCTCCAGTCAAGCATGAGCATGGACGGGTCGCTGATGCATCAACCGCACGGGTTCCAATGA
- a CDS encoding K-tetra domain containing protein translates to MCDANVSDPDFIADQQSELEEPGIDSSFLTAHLFEYLKASTASTPQFPKVLTLDISGHKFKVSRDILEAGSGLFALQLSDNFTWEPQADGSYFMDADPELFEHLIRFMRRPESYPLFYDQAKGFDYDLYRRLEAEAEYFQINLLTEWIKSEKYLEAVKTITTAVSSRVISDTSLLTMDHAPLSQNRSQEYHFIPRIIKSYVCPRNIVVHMGQKDRCGMACNKARGDLPDAYEEKYYTQVIVVNKQVIFDRAICQVE, encoded by the exons ATGTGCGACGCCAACGTCAGCGATCCGGACTTCATTGCCGATCAGCAGAGCGAGTTGGAAGAACCCGGCATTGACAGCAGCTTTCTGACAGCTCATTTGTTTGAATACCTGAAGGCTTCCACGGCTTCCACACCTCAATTCCCCAAAGTCCTCACGCTCGACATCAGCGGTCACAAGTTCAAGGTTTCCCGTGACATTCTCGAGGCGGGATCAGGACTGTTCGCGCTCCAGCTCTCTGATAACTTCACCTGGGAACCTCAGGCTGATGGCTCTTACTTCATGGATGCCGATCCTGAGCTCTTCGAACATCTGATCCGGTTCATGCGCAGGCCCGAATCGTATCCGCTGTTCTACGATCAGGCCAAGGGCTTTGACTATGACTTGTACCGCCGGTTGGAGGCTGAGGCCGAGTACTTTCAGATTAATTTGTTGACTGAGTGGATCAAGAGTGAG AAGTACCTGGAAGCAGTCAAGACGATTACTACCGCTGTTTCTTCACGCGTCATCAGCGACACCAGCTTGCTTACGATGGACCACGCACCACTTTCTCAGAATAGGAGTCAGGAGTATCATTTCATTCCGCGTATCATCAAGTCATATGTATGTCCTCGCAATATCGTGGTCCATATGGGTCAAAAGGACAGGTGCGGCATGGCTTGCAACAAGGCAAGGGGTGATTTGCCTGATGCGTATGAGGAGAAGTATTACACCCAAGTCATCgttgtcaacaagcaagtaatcTTCGATCGGGCAATCTGCCAGGTTGAGTGA
- a CDS encoding spherulin 4 cell surface protein has protein sequence MSVTLTLALFLAIGIPLAATLPRKMITPLPVNVLIPMYFKPELGSWDRLHDAAIRYPETTFTVVINPENGPGSTVWPTAEYIDAIESLSKYENIRILGYIDTDGGKRDNATIRQEIAVYVGWHNISKSLTLSGIYFDRTPYKNQGHA, from the exons ATGAGCGTAACTCTAACGCTTGCGTTGTTTCTTGCGATTGGCATACCACTTGCTGCCACACTACCACGGAAGATGATAACGCCGCTGCCAGTCAACGTACTGATCCCAATGTACTTCAAGCCAGAGTTGGGGTCCTGGGATAGACTGCACGATGC GGCCATCAGATACCCCGAAACCACCTTCACCGTCGTCATCAACCCAGAAAATGGGCCAGGAAGCACCGTATGGCCGACCGCAGAGTACATCGACGCCATCGAGTCGTTGAGCAAATATGAAAACATACGTATACTAGGCTACATCGACACCGATGGCGGGAAAAGAGATAACGCGACTATACGTCAAGAGATCGCGGTGTATGTCGGTTGGCACAATATTAGTAAGAGCTTGACGCTTTCTGGCATATACTTTGATCGCACGCCATACAAGAACCAAGGCCACGCATAA
- a CDS encoding cell surface spherulin 4 protein, protein MSQNSKSSILLPLYIYPNLGAWEPLYTAIAKHPDVQFLVILNPNSGPGAAPWWPNADYIREIPRLNALPNVKTLGYICATYCKRSLKAALDDIEIYGARGRNDVCQGVDGVFVDETVNLYSHEAKNWLDSVDRKVAHSLNHIKSPIVIHNPGTAVNTALSNPGPDITVVVETSFKHFMTKEYQEWLATSPYGRSRAAYMVHSVPEGEVKSLTLSLREKAGYLFITSASTGFYESFGSSWAGFVDTMAET, encoded by the exons ATGTCGCAAAATTCCAAGTCTTCGATCCTTCTTCCGTTGTATATCTATCCGAATCTAGGCGCATGGGAGCCTCTGTACACAGC CATCGCTAAACACCCGGATGTCCAATTCCTTGTCATCCTCAATCCGAACAGCGGACCGGGTGCCGCCCCATGGTGGCCGAATGCAGACTACATCCGGGAGATACCGCGGCTAAATGCGCTGCCCAACGTAAAAACTTTGGGTTATATTTGCGCGACATATTGCAAGCGTTCCCTGAAAGCTGCTCTCGATGACATCGAGATATATGGAGCGCGGGGCCGAAATGATGTGTGCCAGGGTGTTGACGGTGTGTTTGTGGATGAGACTGTGAATCTGTATTCGCACGAAGCGAAGAATTGGCTCGATTCCGTCGATCGCAAGGTCGCGCATAGCTTGAATCATATCAAAAGCCCGATC GTCATTCACAATCCTGGCACGGCAGTGAATACTGCGCTCAGCAATCCGGGGCCGGACATTACAGTCGTCGTCGAAACGTCGTTCAAGCATTTCATGACGAAAGAATACCAGGAATGGCTTGCCACGTCGCCTTATGGTCGTTCGCGGGCTGCTTACATGGTACATTCAGTGCCAGAAGGAGAAGTCAAGAGCCTGACCTTATCGTTGCGTGAAAAGGCGGGGTACCTGTTCATAACGAGCGCATCCACGGGCTTTTACGAAAGCTTTGGAAGTAGCTGGGCTGGTTTTGTCGATACGATGGCCGAAACTTGA